From the genome of Paracoccus seriniphilus, one region includes:
- a CDS encoding NAD(P)/FAD-dependent oxidoreductase, with protein sequence MAKDIVVIGAGQAGFSVCAELRNLGHDGTITLIGEEPVPPYQRPPLSKAYLLGEMELERLLLRPRSFYEDQQITLRLGQPVLSIDRTARQVILSPEEALPYDQLVLATGARPVTLPAEIGGDLQHVLPMRSLADADRLAGLVEPGMTALVVGGGYIGLEAAAVLTKSGLSVTLVEAAGRILSRVASCATSDYFRDLHRTHGVDLRESVQLERLTGQNGAVSGAILSDGSTLQVDLVVIGIGIRPNQDLAAEAGLQIENGIKVDEYCRSSDPDILAVGDCASFPWNGTRIRLESVGNAIDQGRAAAATIMGQASPYQAKPWFWSDQYDSKLQIVGLSSGHDDVVRRPGDNGALSLWYYRGEELIAVDAMNDPRGYMVAKRLIESGQSPAKDAVANPQMPLKSLLQR encoded by the coding sequence ATGGCCAAGGATATCGTTGTCATTGGCGCCGGTCAGGCCGGATTCTCGGTCTGCGCGGAATTGCGCAACCTGGGACATGACGGCACGATCACCCTGATCGGTGAAGAACCCGTTCCGCCCTATCAGCGCCCGCCCCTGTCCAAGGCCTATCTGCTGGGCGAAATGGAGCTTGAACGGCTGCTGCTGCGCCCGCGAAGCTTTTACGAGGACCAGCAGATCACCCTGCGTCTGGGGCAGCCGGTCCTGTCAATCGACCGGACCGCGCGTCAGGTGATCCTGTCGCCCGAAGAAGCCCTGCCCTATGATCAGCTTGTGCTGGCCACCGGCGCGCGTCCGGTCACGCTGCCGGCTGAAATCGGCGGTGATCTGCAACATGTTCTGCCGATGCGTTCCCTTGCGGATGCCGACAGGCTGGCAGGGCTGGTTGAGCCCGGCATGACGGCGCTGGTCGTGGGCGGTGGCTATATCGGGCTGGAGGCCGCCGCCGTGCTGACCAAATCCGGGCTGAGCGTCACGCTTGTCGAGGCCGCCGGACGGATTTTGTCGCGCGTCGCCTCTTGTGCGACCTCGGACTATTTTCGCGACCTGCATCGCACCCATGGCGTGGATCTGCGCGAATCGGTGCAGTTGGAGCGCCTGACCGGTCAGAACGGCGCGGTGAGCGGGGCCATCCTGTCGGACGGTTCTACGCTGCAGGTCGATCTGGTCGTCATCGGCATCGGCATCCGGCCCAATCAGGATCTGGCCGCAGAGGCCGGGTTGCAGATCGAGAACGGCATCAAGGTGGATGAATACTGCCGCAGTTCGGACCCGGACATTCTGGCCGTCGGGGATTGCGCCTCTTTTCCGTGGAACGGAACCCGGATTCGCCTGGAAAGCGTCGGAAATGCCATTGATCAGGGGCGCGCCGCCGCCGCGACGATCATGGGTCAGGCCAGCCCCTATCAGGCCAAACCGTGGTTCTGGTCGGATCAATATGACAGCAAATTGCAGATCGTCGGGCTGTCATCAGGCCATGACGATGTGGTGCGGCGCCCGGGGGACAATGGCGCGCTGTCGCTGTGGTATTATCGCGGGGAGGAGCTGATCGCCGTTGATGCGATGAACGATCCGCGCGGCTACATGGTCGCCAAACGGCTGATCGAATCCGGTCAGTCCCCCGCCAAGGACGCCGTTGCCAATCCGCAAATGCCGCTGAAGTCCCTGCTGCAGCGTTGA
- a CDS encoding gamma-aminobutyraldehyde dehydrogenase, translating into MMQTNMLINGELVAGEGTALPVIDPGSGEELARIREASPEQVEAAVRAAQEAFETYSRTTPAERAALLLRIADTLEAHQDELAGLESLDVGKPWPSARDDEMPLTIDTFRFFAGAARTMSGSAAGEYVAGHTSMIRRDPVGPVAAIAPWNYPLMMAAWKLAAPLAAGCTVVLKPSEITPLSTLRAAELLNEILPRGVLNVIHGRGASIGDQLINSPQMEAITVTGSPATGMAAMRAASQQIRHVHLELGGKAPVIVFDDADLDAVAETIRHGSFFNAGQDCAQPCRIMVQDGVYDRLVAAIEAQVSQIRIGAQRAEGTEMGPVVSAAQRDRVAAFVDRARTSCEVVTGGTMGEGSGFFYQPTVLANVDNDAEIATQEVFGPVVTLSRFRDTDEALRVANTGRYGLASSVWTANVGRAMDVTSRLRYGFTWVNTHGVGTPEMPWAAMKGSGTGCDMSVYALDAYSSIRHVMVSHG; encoded by the coding sequence ATGATGCAGACGAACATGCTGATCAATGGCGAATTGGTGGCCGGGGAAGGTACCGCCCTGCCCGTCATCGACCCCGGCAGCGGCGAGGAACTGGCCCGCATCCGCGAAGCAAGTCCCGAACAGGTCGAGGCCGCCGTGCGCGCCGCACAAGAGGCATTCGAGACCTATTCCCGCACCACCCCCGCCGAGCGCGCGGCGCTGCTGTTGCGCATTGCCGATACGCTCGAGGCCCATCAGGACGAATTGGCCGGGCTGGAAAGCCTGGATGTCGGCAAGCCCTGGCCCTCGGCCCGCGATGACGAGATGCCGCTGACCATCGACACCTTCCGCTTCTTTGCCGGGGCCGCACGCACCATGAGCGGCTCGGCAGCGGGAGAATATGTGGCCGGTCACACCAGCATGATCCGACGCGATCCCGTCGGTCCGGTGGCAGCCATCGCACCATGGAATTATCCGCTGATGATGGCGGCATGGAAGCTGGCCGCGCCTCTGGCTGCGGGTTGCACGGTGGTGCTGAAACCCTCCGAAATCACGCCGTTGTCTACCCTGCGCGCCGCTGAGCTTCTGAACGAGATCCTGCCCAGAGGGGTTCTGAACGTGATCCACGGGCGCGGGGCAAGCATCGGCGATCAGCTGATCAACAGCCCGCAGATGGAGGCGATTACCGTCACCGGCAGCCCGGCCACCGGCATGGCCGCCATGCGCGCCGCCAGCCAGCAGATCCGCCATGTCCATCTGGAACTGGGCGGCAAGGCACCTGTCATCGTCTTCGATGACGCCGATCTGGATGCCGTGGCCGAAACCATCCGCCATGGCAGCTTTTTCAACGCCGGGCAGGATTGCGCCCAGCCCTGCCGGATCATGGTACAGGATGGCGTCTATGATCGGCTGGTTGCCGCGATCGAGGCACAGGTCAGCCAGATCCGCATCGGCGCGCAACGGGCCGAGGGCACGGAAATGGGACCGGTCGTATCGGCGGCGCAACGCGACCGCGTCGCTGCCTTTGTCGATCGCGCCCGCACCAGTTGCGAGGTCGTCACCGGCGGCACCATGGGCGAAGGCAGCGGCTTCTTCTATCAGCCGACGGTTCTGGCCAATGTCGACAATGATGCCGAGATCGCCACGCAAGAGGTCTTTGGCCCGGTCGTGACCCTGTCGCGCTTTCGCGATACGGATGAGGCTCTGCGGGTCGCCAATACCGGACGTTACGGGCTGGCATCCTCGGTCTGGACCGCCAATGTCGGGCGGGCGATGGATGTGACCTCTCGCCTGCGCTATGGCTTTACATGGGTGAACACCCATGGCGTCGGCACCCCGGAAATGCCCTGGGCGGCAATGAAGGGCTCGGGCACCGGTTGCGACATGAGCGTCTATGCCCTGGATGCCTATAGCTCGATCCGGCATGTGATGGTGTCCCATGGCTGA
- the betC gene encoding choline-sulfatase: MTGQPNIVVVMADQLAPQFCGAYGHPVAKTPHMDELAARGMRFDAAYCNSPLCAPSRFAFMSGQLISRIAAYDNGSEFRASVPTFAHYLKVLGYRTCLSGKMHFVGPDQKHGFQDRVTTDIYPADFAWTPDWQRPDERIGKWYHNMQTVKESGTAVATFQTDYDDEVGFAARRWLIDRARDRAHGDAAPFCLVASFIHPHDPYVAKPEWWDLYEDEQIDLPETVLGDDQQDPFSRRLRDGIEASSVPLSEEEIRRARRAYLANVSYFDSKLGEIVKTLRDIGELDNTVIIVTADHGDMLGERGLWYKMNFFEHSARIPLIMAGPGIATGTARNACSLVDLLPSFLDIAGGTPDMLGEAVDGRSLMPLARGEDDPIDEAIGEYCAEMTSAPVFMIRRGTFKYIHCDTDPPQLYDLSADPAEIRNLADDPAYRDVAQRFAAEVAARWNSAELRDQIMATQKSRQALHGAMEAGAGEHWDYNPPSDASQQYVRNHMDWTEAAGRYRFPPLKEA, from the coding sequence GTGACAGGACAACCCAATATCGTCGTCGTGATGGCCGACCAGCTGGCACCACAGTTTTGCGGTGCCTATGGCCATCCGGTCGCAAAAACACCGCATATGGATGAACTGGCGGCACGGGGGATGCGCTTTGACGCCGCCTATTGCAATTCGCCGCTTTGCGCGCCATCGCGATTTGCCTTCATGTCGGGGCAGTTGATCAGCAGGATCGCGGCCTATGACAATGGCTCCGAGTTTCGTGCCAGCGTGCCGACATTCGCCCATTACCTGAAGGTTCTGGGCTATCGCACCTGCCTGTCGGGCAAGATGCATTTCGTGGGCCCTGACCAGAAGCACGGCTTTCAGGATCGCGTTACCACCGATATCTACCCCGCCGATTTTGCCTGGACTCCGGACTGGCAGCGTCCGGATGAACGGATCGGCAAATGGTATCACAACATGCAGACGGTCAAGGAAAGCGGCACCGCTGTCGCGACTTTCCAGACCGATTACGATGATGAGGTCGGATTCGCCGCGCGCCGCTGGCTGATCGACCGGGCGCGCGATCGGGCCCATGGCGATGCCGCGCCCTTCTGTCTGGTCGCCAGCTTCATTCATCCCCATGATCCCTATGTGGCCAAGCCGGAATGGTGGGATCTTTATGAAGATGAGCAGATCGACCTGCCCGAAACCGTTCTGGGCGACGACCAGCAGGATCCCTTCTCGCGCCGACTGAGAGACGGGATCGAGGCCAGCTCGGTGCCCCTGAGCGAGGAAGAGATCCGGCGTGCCCGGCGCGCCTATCTGGCCAATGTCAGCTATTTCGACAGCAAGTTGGGCGAAATCGTCAAGACGCTGCGCGATATCGGAGAACTGGACAACACCGTCATCATCGTGACGGCGGATCATGGCGACATGCTGGGCGAGCGTGGCCTGTGGTACAAGATGAACTTCTTTGAACATTCCGCCCGCATTCCCCTGATCATGGCCGGGCCGGGGATCGCGACCGGCACGGCGCGAAATGCCTGCTCACTGGTCGATCTGCTTCCAAGCTTTCTGGACATCGCCGGAGGCACCCCCGACATGTTGGGCGAAGCCGTCGATGGCCGCTCGCTGATGCCGCTGGCGCGTGGCGAAGACGATCCGATTGATGAAGCCATCGGAGAATATTGCGCCGAGATGACCTCGGCCCCCGTCTTCATGATCCGGCGCGGGACGTTCAAATACATCCATTGCGACACCGATCCGCCCCAGCTTTACGACCTGTCGGCCGATCCCGCGGAAATCCGCAACCTGGCCGATGATCCGGCCTATCGCGATGTGGCCCAGCGCTTTGCCGCCGAGGTCGCCGCGCGCTGGAACAGCGCCGAGCTGCGCGATCAGATCATGGCCACACAGAAATCCCGCCAGGCCCTGCACGGGGCCATGGAAGCCGGGGCCGGGGAACATTGGGACTACAACCCGCCCTCGGATGCCAGCCAGCAATATGTCCGCAACCACATGGATTGGACCGAGGCCGCAGGCCGCTATCGGTTCCCGCCGCTGAAGGAGGCTTGA
- a CDS encoding 3-keto-5-aminohexanoate cleavage protein yields the protein MSKSVIITCAPTGGIHTPTMSEHLPITPNQIAEASIEAAEAGASIIHLHARDPETGKPDPNPDLFMQFLPRIKQATDAVMNVSTGGGLGMSREERLLAATRTSPEMASMNIGSMNFGIFPMKDKYSNWKHAWEPEFLDMTRDFIFRNTFADIEYCLKELGEGHGTRFEFECYDLGHLYNLAWILDQGWIKGPIFVQMVFGILGGVGADLDNLMHMHTIANKLFGDDYEWSVLAAGRHQIPFTTQSALLGGNVRVGMEDSLYIGPGEKAVSSAQQVRKIRAIIENLGLKVATPAEARERLGLKGGDQVAF from the coding sequence ATGAGCAAATCCGTCATCATCACCTGTGCGCCCACCGGCGGCATTCACACGCCCACCATGTCGGAACATCTGCCGATCACCCCCAACCAGATCGCCGAAGCCAGCATAGAGGCCGCCGAGGCCGGGGCGTCGATCATCCATCTGCATGCGCGCGATCCCGAAACCGGCAAGCCGGACCCGAACCCCGATCTGTTCATGCAGTTTCTGCCGCGCATCAAACAGGCCACCGATGCGGTCATGAATGTCTCGACCGGCGGCGGTCTGGGCATGTCGCGCGAGGAACGCCTGCTTGCTGCCACTCGCACCAGCCCTGAAATGGCCAGCATGAACATCGGGTCGATGAATTTCGGCATTTTCCCGATGAAGGACAAATATTCCAACTGGAAACACGCGTGGGAGCCGGAATTCCTGGACATGACCCGCGACTTCATTTTCCGCAACACCTTCGCGGATATCGAATATTGTCTCAAGGAACTGGGCGAGGGCCATGGCACAAGGTTCGAATTCGAATGCTATGACCTTGGCCATCTTTACAACCTGGCCTGGATCCTGGACCAGGGCTGGATCAAGGGGCCGATTTTCGTGCAGATGGTCTTTGGCATTCTGGGCGGCGTGGGGGCCGATCTGGACAACCTGATGCATATGCACACCATCGCCAACAAGCTGTTTGGCGATGACTATGAATGGTCGGTTCTGGCCGCCGGACGCCATCAGATCCCCTTTACCACGCAAAGCGCCCTGCTGGGGGGCAACGTCCGGGTCGGGATGGAGGACAGCCTGTATATCGGCCCCGGTGAAAAGGCCGTGTCCAGTGCCCAACAGGTGCGCAAGATCCGCGCCATTATCGAAAATCTTGGCCTGAAGGTCGCCACTCCGGCAGAGGCGCGTGAACGCCTTGGCCTGAAGGGCGGCGATCAGGTCGCGTTCTGA
- a CDS encoding SDR family NAD(P)-dependent oxidoreductase, translating into MADSAIVTGGSRGIGRAIVMRLRAEGYHVTTCGRGPRPEDLPEDVLWVTADVSRTADATALLGAANARFGQVSVLVNNAGVQVEKTVADSDDADWDLVMNVNCKGVFNMCRAVLPQMTRDGGNIVNIGSISGMVADPSMALYNASKAFVHGLTRSIAVDHGPNVRCNAIRPGWIMTEMATDGFALANDPEKAMADALARHPVGRFGKPEDIANMVAWLASDQSAYVTGECFTVDGGMTAASPLNPGLF; encoded by the coding sequence ATGGCTGATAGTGCAATCGTCACCGGCGGCAGCCGCGGTATCGGCCGTGCCATCGTCATGCGCCTGCGGGCCGAAGGCTATCATGTCACCACCTGCGGCCGCGGGCCGCGCCCCGAAGATCTGCCCGAGGATGTCCTGTGGGTCACCGCCGATGTGTCACGCACGGCAGATGCCACGGCGCTGCTCGGGGCGGCCAACGCGCGGTTCGGCCAGGTCTCTGTGCTGGTCAACAATGCCGGCGTGCAGGTCGAAAAGACCGTTGCCGACAGCGATGACGCCGATTGGGATCTGGTGATGAACGTCAATTGCAAGGGCGTCTTCAACATGTGCCGCGCGGTGCTGCCACAAATGACCCGCGATGGCGGCAATATCGTCAATATCGGATCGATCTCGGGTATGGTCGCCGATCCTTCGATGGCGCTCTACAATGCTTCCAAGGCCTTCGTGCATGGGCTGACACGTTCGATCGCGGTCGATCATGGCCCCAATGTGCGCTGCAATGCCATACGACCGGGCTGGATCATGACCGAGATGGCCACCGATGGTTTTGCGCTGGCCAATGACCCCGAGAAGGCCATGGCCGATGCCCTGGCCCGTCATCCGGTCGGGCGCTTCGGCAAGCCCGAAGATATTGCCAATATGGTCGCCTGGCTGGCGTCGGATCAGTCGGCCTATGTGACCGGCGAATGTTTCACGGTCGATGGTGGCATGACGGCTGCCTCGCCCCTCAATCCGGGATTGTTCTGA
- a CDS encoding HU family DNA-binding protein — protein sequence MQKQRATRYATADDAGQVSSDPQPARVVHKRDFIDAVVAATGAKKSEARPIIEATLEQLGQALSAGQTLAVPPLGRGRVNLEKDQRGGDVITLRLRRRAGR from the coding sequence ATGCAGAAGCAGCGGGCGACAAGATATGCAACGGCGGACGATGCGGGGCAGGTGTCGTCCGACCCTCAGCCTGCGCGCGTGGTCCATAAACGTGATTTCATTGATGCGGTCGTTGCGGCGACCGGCGCCAAGAAATCCGAGGCCCGGCCGATCATCGAGGCAACCCTGGAACAGCTTGGCCAGGCCTTGTCCGCAGGGCAGACTCTGGCCGTGCCGCCTCTGGGGCGGGGACGCGTCAATCTGGAAAAGGATCAACGCGGCGGCGATGTGATCACGTTGCGCCTGCGCAGACGTGCCGGCAGATGA
- a CDS encoding 3-hydroxyacyl-CoA dehydrogenase NAD-binding domain-containing protein — protein sequence MEYAQTACLGGGVIGASWAALFLASGRSVAMFDPDPQVEKHVRDYIRTAWPTMTELGLTEHGNPDAIRFCTTAAQAVEGADFIQENVPERLPIKHATFAEIEPALKPGAIIASSASGLTLSQMQGGWSDPARFVLGHPFNPPHLIPLVEVLGNDRTDPAALSGAENFYTAIGKVTIRLHKEKNGHVANRLQAAIWREAISLVVEGVASVEDVDKAVWAGPGLRWAAMGPTMLFNLGAGEGGLKAFCDHFADTFNGWWDDLGQVRLNDEVAGILIEGVNEEAHGENHAELSARRDALITAMQKAMAGLR from the coding sequence ATGGAATATGCACAAACGGCATGCCTTGGCGGCGGCGTCATCGGGGCCAGTTGGGCCGCATTGTTTCTGGCCTCGGGCCGCTCGGTTGCAATGTTCGACCCTGACCCGCAGGTCGAAAAACATGTTCGCGACTATATCCGGACCGCATGGCCGACAATGACGGAACTGGGGTTGACCGAACATGGCAACCCCGACGCGATCCGCTTTTGCACGACCGCCGCACAGGCCGTCGAAGGCGCAGATTTCATTCAGGAAAACGTTCCAGAGCGCCTGCCGATCAAACATGCCACCTTTGCCGAGATCGAACCCGCGCTGAAACCCGGGGCAATCATCGCCAGCTCTGCCTCGGGGCTGACCCTGTCGCAGATGCAGGGCGGCTGGTCCGATCCGGCGCGCTTCGTGTTGGGCCATCCCTTCAACCCGCCGCATCTGATCCCGCTTGTCGAGGTTCTGGGCAATGACCGCACCGATCCGGCAGCACTTTCGGGCGCCGAAAACTTCTATACCGCAATCGGCAAGGTGACGATCCGCCTGCACAAGGAAAAGAACGGCCATGTGGCGAACCGCCTGCAGGCAGCGATCTGGCGCGAGGCGATCTCGCTTGTCGTCGAAGGCGTTGCCAGCGTCGAGGATGTCGACAAGGCCGTCTGGGCCGGGCCGGGCCTGCGGTGGGCCGCAATGGGGCCGACCATGCTGTTCAACCTGGGCGCGGGCGAAGGCGGGCTGAAAGCCTTTTGCGACCATTTCGCGGACACCTTCAACGGCTGGTGGGACGATCTGGGTCAGGTGCGCCTGAATGACGAGGTCGCAGGCATTCTGATCGAAGGGGTCAATGAGGAAGCGCACGGAGAAAATCACGCCGAGCTTTCGGCAAGGCGTGACGCGCTGATCACGGCGATGCAAAAGGCCATGGCGGGGCTGCGCTGA
- a CDS encoding GlxA family transcriptional regulator, translated as MHRSKPDVISLLVLVTPHFNMAATVSFIDPFRAANYLEGRTQFQWKIASLQGGGCIASNGMTIETQPLAEVRQARHDFVILSSSWTPESFNTAPLHMSLWRWASEGATLGGLDTGALILAEAGLLKNHRATVHYEHIDAMQELYPNVDVSEELFVFDGNRISCCGGAASVDFALHIIKGTHGEALANAAARYVFHQTVRPQGTMQSPGLAEPMGQLAPGSVKRAIAMMEQNLETPLSIPEICEAIDLSQRQLNRLFARYVKKTPKVYYRDIRLDRARGLVTQTEMPLLEVAIASGFASHVHFSRAYRERFGLSPRSDRIEGRVPFEFRAWPMYRKAMNPRQGPEW; from the coding sequence ATGCACCGCTCGAAGCCCGACGTCATTTCGCTGCTTGTCCTGGTCACGCCCCATTTCAACATGGCGGCGACCGTCAGTTTCATCGACCCCTTCCGGGCCGCCAATTATCTGGAGGGCCGGACGCAGTTCCAGTGGAAGATCGCCTCGTTGCAAGGTGGTGGCTGCATCGCCAGCAACGGCATGACCATCGAGACCCAGCCCCTGGCAGAGGTCCGGCAGGCCCGCCATGATTTCGTGATCCTGTCATCTAGCTGGACGCCCGAATCCTTCAACACCGCGCCGCTGCACATGTCGCTGTGGCGATGGGCCAGCGAGGGGGCAACCCTGGGCGGGCTGGACACTGGCGCCCTGATTCTGGCCGAGGCCGGATTGCTGAAAAACCACCGTGCGACAGTGCATTACGAACATATCGACGCCATGCAGGAACTGTATCCCAATGTGGATGTCAGCGAAGAGCTGTTCGTCTTTGACGGAAACCGGATCTCGTGCTGTGGCGGGGCGGCCTCGGTGGATTTCGCGCTGCATATCATCAAGGGCACCCATGGCGAGGCACTGGCCAATGCCGCTGCGCGCTATGTCTTTCACCAGACGGTGCGCCCGCAGGGCACAATGCAAAGCCCCGGCCTTGCCGAACCAATGGGTCAGCTGGCACCCGGTTCGGTCAAGCGTGCCATTGCGATGATGGAACAGAACCTGGAAACGCCACTGAGCATTCCCGAAATCTGCGAGGCCATCGACCTGTCCCAACGCCAGTTGAACAGGCTGTTCGCGCGCTATGTCAAGAAAACACCAAAGGTCTATTACCGCGATATCCGGCTGGATCGCGCACGCGGCCTGGTGACCCAGACCGAGATGCCCCTGCTCGAGGTGGCCATCGCCTCGGGCTTTGCCAGCCATGTCCATTTCAGCCGCGCCTACCGCGAACGGTTCGGCCTTTCTCCGCGCAGCGACAGGATCGAGGGGCGGGTTCCCTTCGAATTTCGTGCATGGCCCATGTACCGCAAGGCGATGAATCCGCGCCAAGGGCCAGAATGGTAA
- a CDS encoding aromatic ring-hydroxylating oxygenase subunit alpha yields MSEQPTAKQFAEISGGYHENPSASLSLRADAYTDPLWYHVDNREIIAKSWQWVCHVEKLRTPGSYVTIEIAGNPIAVVRDREGVLRAFYNVCKHRAHELLSGEGQTSRIMCPYHAWVYKLDGQLVRAPHTENLEGFQPKEICLDSVQVEEFCGFIYVNLDPQAAPLAQLSGDLETEIKHWAPDIEDLTFAHRLTYDIKSNWKNVVDNFLECYHCPTAHKDFCELVDMDTYKVTTHGIYSSHMADAGNNTENGAYDVSNATVRTHAVWWLWPNTCIMRYPGRSSMIILNIIPAGPNRTLETYDFYLEDKTPNEAELETIRYLDEVLQVEDINLVESVQRGMSTPAFTQGRIVNDPDGSGKSEHALHHFHGLVLDAYRRAAK; encoded by the coding sequence ATGAGCGAACAGCCAACCGCCAAGCAATTCGCAGAAATCTCGGGCGGGTATCATGAAAACCCGTCCGCATCCCTGTCCCTGCGGGCCGATGCCTATACCGATCCGCTTTGGTATCACGTGGACAACAGGGAAATCATCGCCAAGTCATGGCAATGGGTCTGCCATGTCGAGAAACTGCGCACTCCGGGCAGCTATGTGACCATCGAAATCGCGGGGAATCCCATTGCCGTGGTGCGCGACCGCGAGGGCGTGCTGCGCGCCTTCTACAATGTCTGCAAGCACCGCGCCCATGAACTGCTGTCGGGCGAAGGTCAGACGTCGCGCATCATGTGTCCCTATCACGCCTGGGTCTACAAGCTGGACGGCCAGCTTGTTCGGGCACCTCATACGGAGAACCTGGAAGGCTTCCAGCCCAAGGAGATCTGTCTGGACAGCGTGCAGGTCGAGGAATTCTGCGGGTTCATCTATGTCAACCTCGACCCGCAGGCGGCACCGCTGGCGCAGTTGTCGGGCGACCTGGAAACCGAAATCAAGCATTGGGCACCCGATATCGAGGATCTGACCTTCGCCCATCGGCTGACCTATGACATCAAGTCCAACTGGAAGAACGTCGTCGACAACTTCCTTGAATGCTATCACTGCCCCACCGCGCACAAGGATTTCTGCGAGCTGGTGGATATGGACACCTACAAGGTGACCACCCATGGCATCTATTCCAGCCATATGGCCGATGCAGGCAACAACACCGAAAACGGCGCCTATGACGTTTCGAATGCCACGGTCAGAACCCATGCCGTCTGGTGGCTGTGGCCCAATACCTGCATCATGCGCTATCCGGGCAGATCCTCGATGATCATCCTCAACATCATCCCGGCGGGGCCGAACCGGACGCTGGAAACCTATGATTTCTATCTGGAGGACAAGACCCCCAACGAGGCCGAACTGGAAACCATCCGCTATCTGGATGAGGTCTTGCAGGTCGAGGACATCAATCTTGTCGAAAGCGTGCAGCGCGGGATGAGCACTCCGGCATTCACGCAGGGCCGCATCGTCAACGATCCCGACGGTTCGGGAAAATCCGAACATGCGCTTCATCATTTCCACGGCCTTGTGCTGGATGCCTACCGGCGCGCGGCGAAATGA
- a CDS encoding SDR family NAD(P)-dependent oxidoreductase, with protein MKLEGKTALVTGGRGGIGRAIVARFLREGATVYAADLTPQGSLAEHDDDGSIFLPMNVADEPAVTSAMARVQQESGKLDILVNAAGIEIEKTIEDTTLEEWNRSFAVNCTGTFLTSKHALPLMRAAAATGQTASIINFGSYDGFIADPGLAAYCATKGAVHALTRAMACDHGPEGIRVNAICPGYIDTPMLQSFFTGDGSGGGGKSIDQLQQAVRDVHPMRTYGTPDDIANLVNWLASDEARYASGQLWVLDGGLSAQVQQMKL; from the coding sequence ATGAAGCTTGAGGGAAAAACCGCATTGGTCACCGGCGGGCGCGGCGGCATTGGCCGGGCGATCGTCGCACGCTTTCTGCGCGAAGGTGCCACGGTCTATGCCGCCGACCTGACACCACAGGGATCGCTGGCCGAACATGACGACGACGGCAGCATTTTTCTGCCCATGAATGTCGCGGACGAACCGGCCGTCACATCCGCCATGGCGCGGGTGCAACAGGAGTCCGGCAAGCTGGACATCCTGGTGAACGCGGCCGGGATCGAGATCGAGAAGACCATCGAGGACACCACGCTGGAGGAATGGAACCGCAGCTTTGCAGTGAATTGCACGGGAACCTTTCTGACCTCGAAACACGCATTGCCGCTGATGCGCGCCGCTGCCGCGACGGGGCAAACGGCCAGCATCATCAATTTCGGCAGCTATGACGGCTTTATCGCCGATCCCGGTCTTGCCGCCTATTGTGCCACAAAGGGGGCGGTCCATGCGCTGACCCGCGCCATGGCCTGTGACCACGGCCCCGAGGGCATCCGCGTCAATGCGATCTGCCCCGGCTATATCGACACGCCGATGCTGCAAAGTTTCTTTACCGGCGACGGCTCGGGCGGCGGTGGAAAATCCATCGACCAGTTGCAGCAGGCCGTGCGCGATGTGCATCCGATGCGGACCTATGGCACGCCCGATGATATCGCCAATCTGGTGAACTGGCTGGCCTCGGACGAGGCCCGCTATGCCTCGGGGCAGCTTTGGGTGCTGGATGGCGGGCTCTCCGCGCAGGTCCAGCAGATGAAACTGTGA